The sequence below is a genomic window from Streptomyces sp. NBC_00582.
TCGCGCCCACGCTCCTCGCCCATGGCACCCCGGAGCAGAGGTCCCGCTTCCTGCCGCCCGTCGCCGCCGGCGCCGAGCTCTGGTGCCAGGGGTACAGCGAGCCGGGCGCCGGCTCCGACCTCGCCGGAGTGCGGACGCGTGCGGAAGCCGACGAGGGCGGGCGGACGTACCGCGTCACCGGGCAGAAGATCTGGACCTCCCTGGCGCACGAGGCCGACTGGTGTTTCGTCCTCGCCCGTACCGATCCCGGCTCGTCCCGTCATCACGGGCTGTCGTTCCTCCTCGTGCCCATGGACCAGCCGGGCCGCATCGAGGTGCGGCCGATCCGGCAGCTCACCGGCACCAGCGAGTTCAACGAGGTCTTCTTCGACGGGGCACAGGCCCGTGCCGAGCATGTCGTCGGAGCCGCGGGCGACGGCTGGCGGGTCGCGATGAGCCTCCTCGGCTTCGAGCGCGGGGTGTCGACGCTCGCCCAGCAGATCGGGTTCGCGGAGGAACTCGGGCGCGTGGTGCGCACGGCGGTCGAGACGGGCGCGGCCGGCGATCCCCTCGTACGCGACCGGCTGGTGCGGCTGTGGGCGGAGCTGCGCACCATGCGGTGGAACGCGCTGCGGACCCTGGGCGGTTCGGGCGGACCGGGGGCGCCCAGTGTGGCCAAGCTGCTGTGGGCGGGCTGGCATCAGCGGCTCGGGGAGGCAGCGGTGCAGGTGCGGGGCGCTGCGGCGAGCGCGGGCCCGTCGGACTGGACGCCCGAGAAGCCGTACGAACTCGACGACGCACAGCACCTGTTCCTGTTCTCCCGGGCCGACACCATCTACGGCGGCTCGGACCAGATCCAGCGCACGATCATCGCCGAGCGCGTGCTCGGCCTGCCCAGAGAGCGCAAGGGGGTCGTCTGATGCGAGGTGTGCTGTTCGACGGGAAGCGGGCGGAGGTCGTCGACGATCTCGACGTACGCGATCCGGGGCCGGGCGAGGTGCTGGTGGCGATCTCGGCGGCCGGGCTGTGCCACAGCGATCTGTCGGTGGTCGACGGGACGATCCCCTTCCCGGCGCCGGTCGTCCTCGGCCATGAGGGAGCGGGGGTGGTGGAGGCGGTCGGGGCCGGCGTCGGTCATGTCGTCCCCGGTGACCATGTGGCCCTGTCCACCCTCGCGAGCTGCGGGACCTGCGCCGAGTGCGACCGGGGGCGGCCGACGATGTGCCGGCAGGCCATCGGGCGGCCCCAGAAGCCGTTCACGCGCGCGGGGCGGGCCGTCTACCAGTTCGCCTCCAACTCCGCCTTCGCCGAGCGGACGGTCGTCAAGGCCGTCCAGGCGGTGCGGATACCGAAGGACATACCGCTGACGTCCGCCGCGCTCATCGGATGCGGGGTGCTGACCGGGGTGGGCGCCGTGCTCAACCGCGCGCGGGTCGGGTACGGCGAGAGTGTCGTCGTCATCGGGACGGGCGGTGTCGGGCTCAACGTCCTCCAGGGCGCGCGGATCGCGGGGGCGCTGCGGATCGTCGCCGTGGACGCCAACCCGGCGAAGGAGACGGTGGCCCGGCGGTTCGGGGCCACCGACTTCCTGACCTCCACGGACGGCGTGCGGGACGTGCTGCCGACCGGCGCGGACCATGTCTTCGAGTGCGTGGGGCGGGTGGAACTGATCCGGGCGGCCGTCGACCTGCTCGACCGGCACGGGCAGGCGGTCCTGCTGGGGGTGCCGCCGGCGACGGCGGAGGCGACCTTCCTGGTCTCCTCCCTCTTCCTGGACAAGTCCATCCTGGGCTGCCGCTACGGCGCCTCGCGCCCCCAGCGGGACATCGCCCTGTACGCCGGCCTGTACCGCGAGGGCCGGCTCCTCCTCGACGAACTCATCACCCAGACCTACCCGGTCGAGGACTTCGAGAAGGCGGCGGCGGACGCGGAGGCGGGACGGGTGGCGCGGGGGGTGCTCACCTTCTAGGAGTCGGCCGACCGGGCGGTCCGGCCGCGCGTGGTCACGGCGAGGGTCAGCAGCGCCTCGACCGTGGAGAAGGCGCCGAAGCGCAGGCTCCAGGCGCCGACGGAGGACTCCGCGACGTCGGCGAGCGCCGGCAGTTCGAGCAGCACGGCGCCGAGCGCGAATCCGACGACGGTTCCGACGACCACGGCCCAGGTCGGCGGTTCGTGGATGACGGTCACGACCACGCCCGCGAGGGCCACGACGGCGCAGAGCGCGACGACCAGCGTGAGATACATGCCCTCAGTGTTGCGGCGGACGACGGCCCTCCCATCGTCTTGCGGGACGAACCCCGTCTGTATCTCCGGATAGACGGGACCGGAGGGGTGTCATGCGTGCGGCGACCGGTCGAGGCCGTGCAGCAGTTCGCGCATGGCGGCGAGAGTCGAGCGGGCCTCGGCCGCGACCTCGTCAAGCCGTCCCGCGCGGGCGAGCTCCACGAGATGCGCCGTGCGGTGCAGGACGGCATCGCTCAGCCGCGCCGCGAGCAGCTGCCGTTCGGCCCCCGCGGACCGGTCGGCCTGCCACGCGGAACTGGCGAGCGCGAAGTCGTTCTGCGCGAGCACCCGCAGCCGGCGCCGGCGGACCAGCAGACCGGCGCCCCAGAGAACGGCGAAGACCGCGCACGCCGACAGGCTCGGCAACACGATCAGCACCGCCCAGTTGAGCCATGAGGGCACGGCCGCCGGCAGACCGCCGTCGGCAGCCGCCGTGGTGATCAGCACACAGGTGCTCACCACGCCCGTCGCCGTCACCCAGGGCCAGGTGCGCGGGCCGCGGTGGCTGTAGGCGCCCAGCGCGTTGACGGCGAGACCTTCGGCGATCAGGCCCACGACGAAGTAGGAGGACAGGTGCGCCAAGGGGGCCGAAGCGGCGGCCACGGGCCAGAGCAGGGAGCTCGCCAGGACGGCCGTCAGCGTGGCCCGGGGCGCGCGGCGCCGCCCCACCAGGGGAAGAGCGTGGAGGGCGAACAGAACGGAGACCAGGACGATTCCGGGGAGGGCCGCGTCCCTGGCTCCCCGGCTCCAGCCCTCGGTTCCGACCAGCACGAAGAAGACCGGCAGCACCGCCGCGGTGAACGCGAGCACGGGGTCGACGAGCAACTGTTCCCGCAGGACGTCCCGCTGCCGGCCGCGCTGTGCCTGAGCGCCACCGGTGTCGGGCAGCACCGCCTCGACCCGCCAGCCGCCCTCTGCCGTGGGACCGGCGTCGAGCTCGCCGCCGACCGCGGCCGCGCGCTGCCTCATGCCCCTGACGCCGTGCCCGGACCCCGGGATGGCGGACGCCTGCGCCGTCCGCGCTCCCGAGGGTCCGTTGGTCACCGACACCAGCAGCCGGCCCTCCTCGCGCCGTACGGCGACCCGGACGGCCGTGCCGGGGGCGTAGCGGACGGCGTTGGTGAGGGCCTCACGGACGATGCCGTGGACGGCCTCGCCCACCGCGCCGGTCAGGTCCGGGGGGAGCTCGGTGGCGATGGGGCGGCCCAGCCGGCCGAATCCCGCGACCAGTTCCTGGATGCGGCCGGTCATCGATTCGGCCTCGCGCGGCTCCGGGTCCCGCAGGAGCCCCACCAGCCGCAGCAGGGACGTCTGTGTCTCCAGGCCGGTGCGTTCCGCGAACTCCAGGGCCTCGGCCGTCAGCTCCGGCCGCGTGTCGCCGAGCCTGCGGGCCGCGTCCACGGTGACGACCACCGAGGTCAGGTGATGGGCGCTCACGTCGTGCAACTCACGGGCCAGGCGCTCCCGTTCGTTCTCCGCGGCGTGCCGTCTGCTCTCCTCGGCCCCCGCCAGAAGACGGGCCGCGGTCAGGCGCCGCGCGTGCCACTGGCGTCGCGCCTCCCCCAGCCCGGCGCAGAGCACGTACAGCAGGGCCGCGACCGCCCATTCCGCGAGGGGCACGGTGTGGAACCCGGACAGGGCGAAGGACAGCAGCCATTCGGCGGCGACGACCGCGGCGACGGCCCGCAGCGTCACGGGAAGCGGACAGCGGACCGCGACCGAGTACAGGGACACCGGAGCCCCCAGGGCGAAGTAGCCGTCCTCCCAGGCGACCAGCCCGACGGTCAGGGTGCCGATCGACCAGGCCAGGGAGGTCACCGGGGCCTGCCGCCGCCGGCCCAGGGCAGCCGTCTCCACCGCGAGCGCGCACCCGACCGCCACGGTCGCGACCGCTCCGCGCGGACCGCCGTCACGCCAGGGGCCCTCGGCCCCCAGCCAGGCGAGCTGCGCCGCCGCCAGCAGCGCGGGCAGCAACCACCGGCGGATCGTCTCTGTCTCAGGCATGACTCTGCTCGTACGTCGGTGAACCGGGAGGCGCCCCGGCGCGAAAGCATCTTGGCATGTCCCTGGAGCGGCGCCGGAACCACCGGCTCCGGCCGGGATCGGCCGGCGGGGTGGGACCCGGTGTGCCGGCCGTTCAGCTCGGGGTGCCGACGCCGCCGTGGCTCCGGTGCTCGCCGATGGGCGTTCCGCCGCCGGCGGTGCGGAAGGTGCGGCGGTACGCGGTCGGTGTGACCCCGAGGGCCGCCTGCAGGTGCTGTCGCATCGACTGGGCGGTGCCGAACCCGGCGTCCCGGGCGACCCGGTCGACGGACCGGTCGGTGGACTCCAGCAGATGGCGGGCGCGTTCGACGCGCTGCTGGGTGAGCCACTGGCCCGGGCTGACGCCGGTCTCCTCCCGGAAGCGGCGGGTGAACGACCGTACGGACATGGCCTCCCGCGCGGCCATGTCCCGCAGTTGGATCGGCTCGTGGAGCCGCCCGAGCGCCCAGGCGCGCGCGGCGGTCGTGCCGGTCTGCTGCGGATCGGGCACGGGCCGTTCGATGTACTGCGCCTGACCGCCGTCGCGGTGCGGCGGTACGACGGTGCGGCGGGCGACGTCGTTGGCGATCGCGGTGCCGTGGTCGCGGCGGACCATGTGCAGGCACAGGTCGATGCCGGCGGCGACCCCGGCGGAGGTGAGGACGTCGCCGTCGTCGATGAACAGGACGTCCGGGTCGACGTCGACCTGCGGGAAGAGCCGTTGCAGATGCTCGGCGTCGGCCCAGTGCGTGGTGGCGGGCCGCCCGTCGAGCAGGCCGGCGGCGGCGAGGACGTACACCCCGGTGCAGATGGAGGCGAGCCGGGTGCCGGGCCGGAGGTGGGCGAGCGCGGCGGCGAGTTCGTCGGTGAGCACACCCTCCTCGAAGACCGGGCCGAGCTCGTACGAGGCGGGGACGACGACGGTGTCGGCGGTGGCGAGGGTCTCCGGCCCGTGCTCCACCATGATCGCGAAGTCGGCGTCCGTCTCGACGGGGCCCGGCGGCCGGATCGAGCAGGTCAGGACCTCGTACAGAGGCCGCCCCGCGGCGTCCTTGGGGCGGCCGAAGATGCGGTGCGGGATGCCCAGCTCGAAGGGGAGGATGCCGTCCAGGGCGAGGACGACGACGCGGTGCGGGCGGAAGTCCGGGCCATCACTCATGGCCCGATCCTAGCGAACGCTGTCCTTCGGGCCAGTGGTGGCGGGGGGTGGGACAGCGGACCCTTAGTGACGTGACCCAGACAAGCGAGGCTCGCGCAGCCGTAGAGGACGAGAAGCCCACCTCCCGTACCCGCCCGCGGCGGAGCCGCATGATCACGCCGCACCGCGCCTGGTTCGTCGCCGCCGTCACCTTCGTCACGATCATCGGCGCGGCCGCCTTCCGCTCGCTGCCCGGTCTGCTCATCGACCCGCTGCACCAGGAGTTCGGCTGGTCACGCGGCACGATCGGCGCGGCCGTCTCGGTCAACCTCGCCCTGTACGGGCTCACCGCGCCCTTCGCCGCCGCGCTGATGGACCGTTTCGGCATCCGCCGGGTGGTCGCGGTCGCCCTGACCGTGATCGCGCTCGGCTCCGGCCTGACGGTGTGGATGACGGCGGCCTGGCAACTCCTGCTCTGCTGGGGACTGCTGGTCGGTCTGGGCTCCGGCTCGATGGCGCTGGCCTTCGCCGCGACGGTCACCAACCGCTGGTTCACCGAGCGCCGCGGCCTGGTCAGCGGCATCCTGACCGCCGCGTCCGCCTCCGGCCAGCTCATCTTCCTGCCGCTGCTGTCCTGGATGATCACCCGCTACGACTGGCGCCCCGCCGCGGTCACGGTGGCCCTGGCCGCCCTCGCCGTCGTCCCCTTCGTCTGGCTGCTGCTGCGCGACCACCCGGCGGACGTGGGGGCGAGCCCGTACGGGTCGAAGGAGTTCGTGCCGAAGCCGGCGCCCGTGCAGGGGGCCGCGAGCCGCACGATCAAGGTCCTGTTCTCCGCCATGCGCACCGGGCCCTTCTGGCTGCTCGCCGGCACCTTCGCGATCTGCGGCGCCTCCACGAACGGCCTGGTCCAGACCCACTTCGTGCCCGCCGCCCACGACCACGGCATGCCGGTCACGGCCGCGGCCTCGCTCCTCGCGGTCGTCGGTGTCTTCGACGTCGTCGGCACGATCGCCTCCGGCTGGTTCACCGACCGCTTCTCGCCGCGCCGCCTGCTGGCGGTCTACTACGCGCTGCGCGGGATCTCCCTCCTCTTCCTGCCCATGCTGCTGGCGCCGACCGTCCATCCGCCGATGATCTTCTTCATCGTCTTCTACGGCCTCGACTGGGTCGCCACCGTCCCGCCCACCCTCGCCCTGTGCCGCGAGCAGTACGGCGACGACAGCGCCATCGTCTTCGGCTGGGTCCTGGCCTCCCACCAGGTCGGCGCGGCCCTGGTCGCCTTCCTCGGCGGCGTCGCCCGCGACACCTTCGGCTCCTACGACGTCGTCTGGTACGCCTCGGGCGCCCTGTGCGCGGCGGCGGCCCTGATGGCCCTGGTCATCCGCCGACGGCCGACGGGGCCGGCCCTGGCGGCGGCCTGACGACGACGCCTCCCGGGCGGGCGGCCAGGCCGTGTCCGGCCTAGGCCGTGTCTGACAATTCCCGTCGTCGCCCGGAGGGCGGCCTGGCGGCGTCAGGTGCGTGCTCTCGGCGTGCCGGGCGTAGACCCTCGTACTGGGCGTACTAGGGTCTGCGCCCGGTGCGCCGAGAGTGCGTGCATGGCGTCGCGAGGCAGACGGGAATTGTCAGACACGGCCTAGGCGCGCGGCGGGAGGAACCGGCCCCTGTGGAACAGCAGGGGCTCTTCCCCGTCCCCGTCGGCGGTCGTCCCCAGGGCGCTCACCCGGCCCACGACGATGAGGTGGTCGCCTCCCGTGTGGACCGCGTGGACGGTGCAGTCGATCCACGCGAGCGTGCCGGTGAGGCGCGGGGAGCCCGTGGCCGGGGCCGCGTCATAGGGCACGCCCGTGAACTTGTCGGCGCCGCTCACCGCGAAGGCGCGGCACAGCGCGGCCTGGCGCGCGGCGAGGACGTTGACGCAGAAGGCGCCCGCGTGGGCGATGCGCGGCCAGGTCGTGGACGTACGGCCGACCATGAAGGCGACCAGGGGCGGGTCGAGGGAGAGGGAGGAGAAGGACTGGCAGGCGAAGCCGGCGGGGCCGTCCGGCGTCGTCGCCGTGACAACGGTCACGCCCGACGCGAAGTTCCCCAGCACCCGCCGGAACTCGCCCGGGTCCACCGGCGCCCGCTCGTCCTCGCGGACGCAGCGCAGTTCGGGACGGGGCAGCGGTTCGACCGGGCCCGCCCTCAAGTAACGGACGGCGGCGGCCGCCATCCCCGCGTGTCCCATCATGTCCTCATTGAAGCTGACGGCATGTCAGATAGGAAGGGGTGTGAGGGCCCCTGACGTGCACACGTACGCTGCCCCCATGGGGCGGGGTGGCATACGCGCGAGAATGGGCCTGAGGAAGACCGACGCCGAGGTGACCGCGGCGGTCGCCGCCGGCGCGGCGCAGCTTCCGGCGGCGTGGCTGCTCTGGTGGGTCACCCGCCTGTCCTGCGACCCGTACGGCCGTGACTACGGCGGTGGCCTCGCACTGGCCTGCGTGTTCCTGTTCGCGCCCCTGTACCTGCCGGTCCTGGGCCTGCTGCAGGCCTGGGCGCAGACCCTGCCCGCCGCCGCCCTCGCCGAGCTCACCCAGGGCCGGCTCCCGGGGCCGCGCCGGGTGCGGCACCTGGCCGCCGCCGTGCTCCTCGGCGTCGTATGGGCCGTACCGGCCGCCGTCTTCCGGGACCGGCCCTTCGTCACCACGGCCCTCGTCCTCGCGGCGCTCGCCGTCCTGCCGGTCCTCGCGATGGCGTACGCGCGCGGCCGGGCGTGGGGCGGCTGGGGCGTCTGGCTGGGGGCCGGCGTCGGGTCCGTCCTGCTGAGCGTGTGCGCCGTCCTGGCCGGGCTGCTCGCCGGAGCCACGGGCCTGATCGAGGAGTACGAGCCTCCCCGGCTGTCGGCCACCGGGGTCACCGGTGTCTGGCACGGCGCGAACGGGGCCGAGCTGCGGCTTCTGCGCGGAGGGCGGGCCGAGTTGACCGCGATGCCGGCGGAGGGCGGGCCCGGGGAGGGGGCGGTGGTGTGCGAGGGCACCGGGACCTGGGTCTTCGAGCGGGACACGTCCTCGAAGTGGGACAGCGTCGTCGTACGCCTCGAAGAGGGCGGCGGCACCGGCAGCACCTGCGGGGACGAGACCTCGTGGACCGTCGGCGGCACCGATCACGCACCCGAACTGTTCCGGTTCGTCGGGGATCCGGACGCCGGAGAGCTACGGATCCTGGAGTCGGCCGACCTGTGATGCGCGGCCCGCTCGTCACCGTCCCCTGAACGCGGCCGCCCGTCGCTCCACGAAGCTGGCCACCCCCTCCTGAGCGTCCGCCGTCGTCATGTTGATCTCCTGCGCGGTGGCCTCGGCGGCGAAGGCGGTGGCCCGGTCGGTGTCGAGGGAGGCGTTGACGAGCTGTTTGGTGAGGGCGAGGGCACGGGTGGGGCCGGCGGCCAGGCGGGCCGCCCACTCCCGGGCCGTCTTCTCCGACGCGCCGTCCGGGACCACCCGGTTGACCAGGCCGAGGCGTTCGGCGTCCGGCGCGGTGAGGGCGTCGCCGAAGAACATCAGCTCCTTGGCCCGCTGCGGGCCGATCAACCGGGGGAGGAGGTAGGCGCCCCCACCGTCGGGGACCAGGCCGCGGCGCACGAACACCTCGATGAACCGGGCCGATTCGGCGGCCAGGACCAGATCGCAGGCGAACGCGAGATGCGCGCCGAGGCCCGCCGCCGTGCCGTTCACCGCCGCTATCACCGGCTTCTCGCAGTCCAGGACGGCCGCGATCAGACGCTGGGCGCCGAGGCGGATCGTGCGGGCCACGTCGCCGGGGACGCGGTCGCCCGTCGCCGCTCCGCCCCGCAGATCCGCTCCCGCGCAGAACCCGCGCCCGGCGCCGGTGAGGACGACGGCCCGCACGGCGGGGTCGGCGGACGCCTCGGAAAAAATCTTTATCAGGTGTTCTCGCAGGTCAGGGGTGATGGCGTTGAGGGCGTCGGGGCGGTTGAGGGTGACGACCAGGACGTGATTGTCAGTGGTGTGCCGTACCCATGACTCAGCGGGAATCTCCGGCTTGCCGGTCGTTCCGGTCGTTCCGGTCGTTCCGGCCTCACGGGGGGAATCAGTCATGTCAGCGACACACCGCCAGCGCGTCCAACGCCACCGCGCCCTGGCCCCGGGGCAGCACCACCAGCGGGTTGATGTCGAGCTCGGCCAGGTCGGAGCCCAGCTCCAGGGCCATGCGCTGGACCCGCAGGACGACTTCGACGAGGGCGTCGACATCGGCCGGCGGGCGGCCCCGGACGCCGTCCAGCAGGGCCCGCCCCCGGAGTTCGGCGAGCATGTCCCTGGCCTGGTCCTCCCCGAAGGGGGGCACGCGTACGGCGGCGTCGCGCAGGACCTCCACCAGCACCCCGCCGAGACCGACCGTGACCGTCGGGCCGAACAGGTCGTCGTGGGTCATCCCGACCACCATCTCCACCCCCCGCTCGACCATCTGGCAGACCAGGACGCCGTCCAGCGAGACGCCCTCGTAGCGGGCGATGTCGGTGAGCTCGCGGTAGGCGTCGCGGACCTGGCTCGCCGAGGTGAGGCCGACCTTGACCAGACCCAGCTCGGTCTTGTGGGCGATCTGCGCGCCGGACGCCTTCATCACCACCGGGTAGCCGACCAGCCCCGCCGCCCGCACGGCCGCCGCCGCACTGGTCACCAACTGCTCGCGCGGGACCCGGATCCCGTACGCCCGAAGCAGCTGCTTCGCCGCGTGCTCGCTGAGCTGCTGGCCCGGGCGCATCAGCAGCTGCGCCTTGCGGAAGGACGGCGACGGGGTGCGCGGGGCCTGGTCGAAGGGCGAGCGGTAGTCGCTCACGAAGCGGTGGTGCTCCAGATGCGCCCGGACCGCCGTGATGCAGTTGCCGAGGGAGCGGAAGGTCGCCACCCGGGAGGAGCCCAGCAGCACCTCGCGGTAGGCCGGTTCGGTGCCCACCGGCGAGCCCCACACCACGCACACCAGCTTGTCCGTCTGCTCCGCCGCGTCCACCAGGTCCTGCACCAGACGATCGCTCAACGGGGGGAACGGGCCGGTGATCGGGCAGATCAGCACCCCCACCTCAGGGTCGTCGAGGATCGCGTCGATGATCTTCCGACCGCGCCAGTCCCCGACCGGATGCCCCCCGTTGTCGACCGGGTTGGCCACGTTCAGGTATTCGGGGATCCACTGGTGCAGCTCGGCCTGCTTGGCGGCCGACAGGGTGGGCAGCCGCAGCCCGGCCGCCGTCGCCAGGTCGGCAGCGTGGGCGCCGGTGCCGCCCGAGATGGAGTAGACGACCACCCCGTCCGCGCTCGGGCGGCGGGCCCGGGCGAGCAGGGCCGCCGTCTCCTGGAGCTCGTCCAGGCCGTCGACCCGGATCACCCCGTACTGCCGCATCGCCGCGTCCACCACCTCGTCCGCGCCGGTCAGCTTGCCGGTGTGGGAGGCGGCGGTGCGCGCGCCGGTCTCGGTGCGGCCCACCTTCACGGCCACCACGGGGACCCCGCGCCGCGCCGCCCGGTCGGCGGCGAGCAGGAAGGCACGGCCGTCCTTCAGGCCCTCCACGTAACAGGCGATGGCGCCGACCTCGGGCCGCTCGGCGAAGTACGACAGGAAGTCGGAGGTCTCCAGATCGGCCTCGTTGCCGGTCGGCGCCCAGTGCGAGAGCCGGATGCCCAGCTCCTGGAGCGCGAAGACCGGGCGGCCCTGGTGACCGGACTGGGTGATCAGCGCGATCGAGGGTCCGGTGAGGTCCTCGCGGAACCGCTCGAAGGCGTTGAGATTGGTGTTGGGGCCGAGCAGCCGGACGCCCGAGCGTTCCACGGCCGCCGCCAGCCGGGACTGCGCCGCGGCCCCCGCCTCGCCCGTCTCCGCGAAACCCGAGGCGAACACGACCGCGAAGCGCACCTTGGCCTCGGCCAGCTGCTCGATCACGGGCAGCGGATCGGCGACCAGGAGCACGGCCAGATCGACCTGCTCCGGCAGGTCGGCGACCGACGCCACGCAGGGGAGGCCGAAGACGGACGCGCGGGTGGGGTGCACGGGGTGCAGCCGCGCCCCCACCCGCTCGGCCCAGCCCACGAGTTGCCGGGTGACACCGGTGTTCGGGCGTCCCTCGGCGTCCGAGGCGCCGATGACCGCCACCGACTCGGGCCGGAAGAACCGGTCCAGATCGGGGACGGTCGCATACAACGGCCGGCCGCTGACGTCGAGGTCGTCGACGTCGGCGGGCCGGCCGTGGACGGCGGGCCCGGGCTGCTCGCCGCACGCGATGACCCGGGCCCGGCGGGAGTCGGTGGTGAGGGTGCCGTGGGTTGATCCAAGCATCGGTCCGCCCGCTCCTGTGTGACTGCCAAGTAACTGACGCACTGTCAGATTACATACCTGACGGGATGTCAGGAATGGGCGTGCAGCGAGAAAGGAGCGGACCTTCGGCGCCACGGCGCTACAGCGCGGCCAGAACCTCCTTCGCCACCCGCTCGCCCGAGCGGACGGCTCCGTCCATGAAGCCCATCCAGTAGGTCGAGGTCTCGGTCCCGGCCCAGTGGATGCCGCCCACCGGCTTGCGCAGGGCGGGACCGTACTGGGTCAGGACGCCGGGCGCGGCGATGGAGACGGGGCCGCCGCGGGTGTAGGCCTCGTTGTTCCAGCGTTGCAGGACGAAGGAGGTGGGGGAGGCCGCTTTCGCGCCGAAGTACGTCACATAGTCCTTCAGCACCGCCGCCTTGACCTCGGCCTCGCTCGCCGCGTCGTACGCCCGGGCCTCGTCGGCCTCGATGAAGCCCATCAGGGCGCCGTAGGAGGCGTCGGGCGGGGAGTTGTCGAAGGTGGAGCTGACCACGCCGGTGTCGCTGACGACCTGGCCGTTGAGGCCGTCGGCCCGCCAGAAGGGGGTGTCGTAGATCGCGATCGCCTTGGCGACCGAGGCCATCGGCAGCCGCTGGGTGAGCTGGTCGCGGCCGGCCGGCAGGAGCGGGTCGTAGGTGATGCGGGCGGCGAGCGGCGGGGGCGCGGCGACGACGACCTTCTTCGCGGTGACGGTGATGCCGTCGGCGGTCACCACGTAGCTGCTGCCGGACTGGGTGATCGTGCGCACCGGGGCGTTCAGCACCACCCGGTCGCCGAGGGTGGCGGCCAGCTTGATCGGCACCTGCTGGGAGCCGCCGACGAAGCGCAGTTCCTGGGCGCCGTTCGCGGTCTCGGTGAGGCGCTCCAGGGTGCCGACGGTGGACTCGTTGCCGGCGGCGGCGATGTAGAAGAGCACGAACAGGAGGGAGAGTTCACGCGGTTCGGCCGAGAAGATCGAGGTGCAGGCCACGTCCAGGAGGAACTTGGCCGAGGGGATCACGGCGTTGGCGCGCAGCCAGGTCTCGAAGGTCTGCCGGTCCCATTCCTCCGCCTTGGCGGCGGTCCAGGGCGCGTCGACCGGGACCGTCTTGGCCATGTCGTCCAGTGAGGCCTGCACGATCGCGGCGTTGGCGAGACCGGCCGCGTCGACCGGCGGCACCGAGCCGAGGAGGCCGTCGGTGGCGTACGGGGTCCTCTTCCCGTCCTTGTAGAGGAGGTTGTTGCCCGTGTTGTAGGTGGCGAAGGTGGCCACGCCGAGGGAGTCGGCGAGCGCCTTGATGCGGTCCTGGGTCGGGCCGATGAACTCGCCGCCGCCCTCGGTCACCCCGCCGTTGGCCAGGGACAGGTTGAGGACCCGGCCGCCGACGCGGCCGCGGGCCTCCAGGACGGCGACCGTCCTGCCGGCCGCGACCAGGTCGCGGGCCGCGGTGAGGCCGGCCAGGCCGGCGCCGACGATCGCGACGTCCACGGTCCGGGTGGTCGCCGCGGAGGCCGTGCCGGCGGCGGTCGCGGTGAGGGCGGTCGCGCCGGCGGCCACCGCGGCGGTGCGGCCGAGCAGGGAGCGGCGGGAGAGGCCGTCGCCGGAGCCGGGGGAGAGCTGTCTTTCACGTGCCACGTGCGTCCTCCGTAGAGAGGGGGCGGAGCGGAAAGGTGAACAGGGCTCACATTCTGGCTCCGCACGAGGGCACACGACAACGCCCTCGCCACATCTGGCAC
It includes:
- a CDS encoding GlxA family transcriptional regulator, translated to MSDGPDFRPHRVVVLALDGILPFELGIPHRIFGRPKDAAGRPLYEVLTCSIRPPGPVETDADFAIMVEHGPETLATADTVVVPASYELGPVFEEGVLTDELAAALAHLRPGTRLASICTGVYVLAAAGLLDGRPATTHWADAEHLQRLFPQVDVDPDVLFIDDGDVLTSAGVAAGIDLCLHMVRRDHGTAIANDVARRTVVPPHRDGGQAQYIERPVPDPQQTGTTAARAWALGRLHEPIQLRDMAAREAMSVRSFTRRFREETGVSPGQWLTQQRVERARHLLESTDRSVDRVARDAGFGTAQSMRQHLQAALGVTPTAYRRTFRTAGGGTPIGEHRSHGGVGTPS
- a CDS encoding sensor histidine kinase, whose protein sequence is MPETETIRRWLLPALLAAAQLAWLGAEGPWRDGGPRGAVATVAVGCALAVETAALGRRRQAPVTSLAWSIGTLTVGLVAWEDGYFALGAPVSLYSVAVRCPLPVTLRAVAAVVAAEWLLSFALSGFHTVPLAEWAVAALLYVLCAGLGEARRQWHARRLTAARLLAGAEESRRHAAENERERLARELHDVSAHHLTSVVVTVDAARRLGDTRPELTAEALEFAERTGLETQTSLLRLVGLLRDPEPREAESMTGRIQELVAGFGRLGRPIATELPPDLTGAVGEAVHGIVREALTNAVRYAPGTAVRVAVRREEGRLLVSVTNGPSGARTAQASAIPGSGHGVRGMRQRAAAVGGELDAGPTAEGGWRVEAVLPDTGGAQAQRGRQRDVLREQLLVDPVLAFTAAVLPVFFVLVGTEGWSRGARDAALPGIVLVSVLFALHALPLVGRRRAPRATLTAVLASSLLWPVAAASAPLAHLSSYFVVGLIAEGLAVNALGAYSHRGPRTWPWVTATGVVSTCVLITTAAADGGLPAAVPSWLNWAVLIVLPSLSACAVFAVLWGAGLLVRRRRLRVLAQNDFALASSAWQADRSAGAERQLLAARLSDAVLHRTAHLVELARAGRLDEVAAEARSTLAAMRELLHGLDRSPHA
- a CDS encoding Zn-dependent alcohol dehydrogenase; translated protein: MRGVLFDGKRAEVVDDLDVRDPGPGEVLVAISAAGLCHSDLSVVDGTIPFPAPVVLGHEGAGVVEAVGAGVGHVVPGDHVALSTLASCGTCAECDRGRPTMCRQAIGRPQKPFTRAGRAVYQFASNSAFAERTVVKAVQAVRIPKDIPLTSAALIGCGVLTGVGAVLNRARVGYGESVVVIGTGGVGLNVLQGARIAGALRIVAVDANPAKETVARRFGATDFLTSTDGVRDVLPTGADHVFECVGRVELIRAAVDLLDRHGQAVLLGVPPATAEATFLVSSLFLDKSILGCRYGASRPQRDIALYAGLYREGRLLLDELITQTYPVEDFEKAAADAEAGRVARGVLTF
- a CDS encoding acyl-CoA dehydrogenase family protein: MDFGFDPADDDFRAEARAWLDEHVPGVSDRRGWERTLGADGWIGLGWSEGGFGNRTASLTQQVAWAEEYTRSGAPPRSGHIGENLLAPTLLAHGTPEQRSRFLPPVAAGAELWCQGYSEPGAGSDLAGVRTRAEADEGGRTYRVTGQKIWTSLAHEADWCFVLARTDPGSSRHHGLSFLLVPMDQPGRIEVRPIRQLTGTSEFNEVFFDGAQARAEHVVGAAGDGWRVAMSLLGFERGVSTLAQQIGFAEELGRVVRTAVETGAAGDPLVRDRLVRLWAELRTMRWNALRTLGGSGGPGAPSVAKLLWAGWHQRLGEAAVQVRGAAASAGPSDWTPEKPYELDDAQHLFLFSRADTIYGGSDQIQRTIIAERVLGLPRERKGVV
- a CDS encoding MFS transporter, whose product is MTQTSEARAAVEDEKPTSRTRPRRSRMITPHRAWFVAAVTFVTIIGAAAFRSLPGLLIDPLHQEFGWSRGTIGAAVSVNLALYGLTAPFAAALMDRFGIRRVVAVALTVIALGSGLTVWMTAAWQLLLCWGLLVGLGSGSMALAFAATVTNRWFTERRGLVSGILTAASASGQLIFLPLLSWMITRYDWRPAAVTVALAALAVVPFVWLLLRDHPADVGASPYGSKEFVPKPAPVQGAASRTIKVLFSAMRTGPFWLLAGTFAICGASTNGLVQTHFVPAAHDHGMPVTAAASLLAVVGVFDVVGTIASGWFTDRFSPRRLLAVYYALRGISLLFLPMLLAPTVHPPMIFFIVFYGLDWVATVPPTLALCREQYGDDSAIVFGWVLASHQVGAALVAFLGGVARDTFGSYDVVWYASGALCAAAALMALVIRRRPTGPALAAA